From the genome of Salvelinus namaycush isolate Seneca chromosome 1, SaNama_1.0, whole genome shotgun sequence:
tactttttcttcttctttttgaaTTGCTGGCGTCTTTGGAGACTTGGATCGTGTACTGTGCTAATGCCGatataaaatacaaaaattaGGGAGAGCAACCTACAATACAGCAAACGAGGCATTTGTGGTAAGTGCATGGAGGCCTCCATATTTATGCACGTCCGCCATTGAACAATTATTTTTAGGGAGTTGGGGCCCAGTTTGGGTGAGATAATCTGATGTCAAGCTTGACAGCGCCTTATTTCCACCCCCTACATTGAGCGGGATTGCCACAAAGGACTCAATTGATGCATTATAATCAGTGGTGGAGGAAAGTTAAGTATCCGATATTACACAGACACGCTTGTGAGACATATGCACCTGAGAGGATGAGGAGAAGCTTTCTTCCAGCGCGGTCCATGACCAATGCTGCTACTGCAGTGAACACTACCTGGATTGCTGCTACTACCACCGTAGCAACATTGCTGTTCTGAAAAACAAAATCACCATCTGCCATTTAATACATTTAACCCCACTGGCATGTCAATATCCATAGTATCGATATTATTTAGATAATCATATTACAGCTTATGAATAGTAATGTGAAAAGACAAACAAATTGAACCAATAAatcaacactgaacaaaaacataaacgcaacatgtaaagtgctggtcccatgtttaatgagctgaaataaaagatgccCAAAAAGCTgatctcaaattgtgtgcacaaatttgtttacattcctgttagtgagcgtttctccatttgccaagataatccatccacctgacaggtgtggcataccaagaagctgattaaactgcatgaCCATTACAGAGGTGCACTttctggggacaataaaacaCCACTTAAATTAgcagttgtcacaacacaatgccacaaatgtctcaagtttagggagcgtgcaattggcatgctgactgcaggaatgtccaccaaagctgttgccaaataattgaatgttaatttctctaccataaactgacTCCAACATCGtcttagagaatttggcagtacgtccaatcgacctcaaaaccgcagaccatgtgtaaccacgccagcacaGGACCTCCAGATCCGGCcatttcacctgcgggatcatctgagaccagacacccagacagcggattactgtgggtttgcacaaccaaagaatttctgcgcAAActatcagaaaccgtctcagggaagctcatctgcatactcgttgtcctcaccagcaTCTTGAGccgactgcagttcggcgtcgttaCCGACTTCAGATGGCAAATGCACATCCTGTGAGGATCAgaatgggtcagatcagcttggcaattGCTGACAGTAACCAGGCCCGCTCTCACCCACAGAGGGTGGGGTGGAGCTGCTGGATGGTCGACAGTTCACACTGTTGTACATTACAGGAGAAGGACTCTTTATTGCCCTCCAGTATGAACAAAAGGAATGTCTTTGTAAACAGGCTTTTCCCACAAACTCTAAACACAGTCAAAcgtgaatactggaacaataattCTAACATAGGGTGGGGAATGGTCTGTCAGGAGCTATAGAAAACTAATGTCATGTTTTTGTGACGTCATTAAAAATTGTATGGACGAAATACAATAAGTATATCCCCTTTAtgtcaagtttccatccaatatGTTGTGCATATAATAGTAGCAATTATGAACTTAATtttgttaagataggaatgtgattttaggaggTAAACTCATCATAAaaacctgtctttcaaagataattcataaaaatccaaataacttcacagatcttcattgtaaagggtttaaacactgtttcccatgcttgttccatgaaccataaaacatttatgaacatgcacctgtggaacggtcgttaagacactaacagcttacagacagtaagcaattaaggtcacagttatgaaaacttaggacactaaagatgcctatatactgactctgaaaaacagcaaaagaaagatgcccagggtccctgctcatctgcgtgaacgtgctttaggcatgctgcaaggaggcatgaggactgcagatgtggccagggcaataaattgcaatgtccgtactgagacgcctaagacggcgctacagggagacaggacagacagctgatcgtcctcgcagtggcagaccacttgtctgctcgttctgtgcgtgatttcctgcaagtcaggaatgtcagtattctgccatggccagcgaagagcccggatctcaatcccattgagcacgtctaggacctgttggatcggagggtgagggctagggctattccctccagaaatgtccgggaacttgcaggtgcctttgtggaagagtggagtaacatctcacagcaagaactggcaaatctggtgcagtccatgaggaggagatgcactgcagtgcttaaTGCCGCTGGTGgccataccagatactgactgttacttttgattttgacccccctttgttccgggacacattattccatttctgttagtcacaggtctgtggaacttgttcagtttatgtctcagttgttgaatcttgttatgttcatacaactatttacacatgttaagtttgctgaaaataaatgagGTTGACAGTGAAAGGGTGtttccttttttgctgagtttataagagAATCTCTCCCCTATAAACTGCATAAGTAGCCAGAGAGCATATCAGACTAACAGAACCTTCCCCTTTGGCCAGAGTACATAAAAGGATTTCCAACAGAAATTAAAATTAGACCAGGAAATGTGAGGCGGGAGTTACACGTTTGAAATGGTTGGAACTTTAAACCTCAACACGAGCTGAAGAAAATACCTCACCTCCCAGACGAGACCAGAACATTGCCAGGTTGCAGCTGTTTGTGTAAAGTGGTCTGAATCCTGAACATCAACATGAGGTGTTGGTGAGAAGCTCACCTTCCAGACAATCACTGTACGCTAGTCTCATCACCCAGTGggaaccatcgacacggctggctagctagctagctatcttccAGAGTGAATAACAGTAGAAAACGGGACAGGGAGACCCCTTTCGGACAATCAGAGCCATACAGCTTGCCACTGAAAGGCCAACAACCTTCCTAAGGAGGGCTGGTTCCGACAGATAAACGGCAAACTAAGGCACTCAGAAAAaaacattcatgatttcttattcCAAACGGGCGGTGGTTCGTGTGCAAACTATATGATTAAGGAGAATAGTTCTAAAATGTATCGACGATAagtgtctttctttctctccccctccatgtTGTTGTGTAAAAAGCCATTGTAAAAGTCCGCTAGGGACCTTTGTTtcatgtattaagtgtgtatgttatcctgttattatttagttcgctagtaaataaataaaccaatttgtgtagtactgaatcatgagTAAGGCTGTTTTTTTTTGCAGATGCATGAGATTACAACTGTTCTGAATGATGATatgaggtaataattaataaGATAACTGTTTATCAATGTAATAGatttaccatctcccgaattaaagtCTATGGTATCTCTTAacctcttccgtggtgccccaaattcctttTGAGTTAATTGTTACGTGATCATTTcaaatcgggtaacaattaaacatagttagtggattaaataaataagtcATCAGAtgaatgaaagtaaagtcacaatggcaagctggagaagtgtgctcttcacagatgaatcccggttccaattgtactgggcagatggcatcatgtgggtgAGGGGTTTGCTGaagtcaacgttgtgaacagaatgccccatggcggtggggttatggtatgggcaggcataagctatggacaatgaagacaattgcattttatcaaatgGAGATTTGAATGCACAAATATACCATTACGAGATCCTGAGGACCATTGTTgtaccattcatccgccaccatcacctcatgtatcagcatgataatgcacagccccacagcgcaagaatctgtacacaattcctggaggctgaaaatgtcagttttcatttatttaaattgactaatttccttatatgaactgtaactcagtaaattctttgacattgttgcatttatatttttgatcagtgtaTTAAAACTGtaatcataaaaaataaaatagctCATTCCAGCAGCCAAAATACCTCAAATAACACATAACAATTCTTACCTTAAAATGGGCTTCCTCGAAGATAGTCTCAGCATAGAACATGATGGCGTTGATACCGGTGAGCTGTTGGAAGAGCATCAACATGATGCCCACTCCAAGGGGCTTGTATACTCCAGGGTTCTTAAGATCAGCCATCCCCAAACTACCTCCCTGGGTTTAACACAAAGCACACAGTCATCACACCCTCTTATTCCCATTAACATGAGTCAGATGTGGAAGCATGCTTCTTTGTTCCTGATTCTGCTCAGACTATATCCACTGAATGGATGACAACCGTTTCTCAGCTCTGCCAAGTTTCTCTGCTCTGCTTCCCTATAGTAGTGAGGCTGACCAGAATATACTCACTCAGATACAAAACCATGCAAGTAAAGACAGAGTTCCTTCAGCTAAAAGTTTTGGATTTTTCCCTCATGTTCTTATTGATTTGGTTAAGTGCAACACAGAGAGGTGACTCAATATTTCACAATCCATACCTTTGTCCCTTGTATTATGCCATTGCACAATGTCTTTCTCAAAGAAAGTCTTATAGCTCATGATTATTAGGGAATACACAAAGCTCACCTGGTCGTCAGAAGCATCCTCAATGCGGGCACACTCCCACTCTGCAGGGGCATCTGGCCCCCTCAGAAAGCGCACTGCCTCCTCGGCTTCCCTCCGTTTACCCTGAGACAGCAGGAACCTGGGGGTCTCGGGCATGAAACACATGAACACCATCATCATGGTGGGTGGGATGGAGCAGCAGATTGCCAGCCAGCGCCAGTCCAGAAACATCCCTGGGATGTTAGTAGAGTAGGGAATGTGAGAGGACAGTAGTGGGATGACCCTAGTTGGATCCTTCCCAGTGAAAATTAACCACTACTGACATTCTGGATTCCAGATACAGTGGTGTTGTTGATATTATGTAACTCCAGAAGATGAACAATGATAATCTATAATGTCGATTATTAGTATCCATCACCCCTCTTCACTAAATGGAAATAAATGCATAATTAGAAGAGCATATACAGACAATGGGATAATGAAAAGCCTCTGCCTTACAACATTCCTCAGCCAAAGACTATTCCTTCTAAACATAAGACACTACTGAGACAAAACAGCCTACCACGCCTGCAATAGTACTGTCTATTGAGGAAAGTATCTTGAGAAACAAGCATGTCATGTCAGTAACTTGATTAGGCATAGTGGTGGCTTGGGAGGCTGGCACAAATGAGAGCTCTCAGTTAGCAGGGTGGAATCTTGATCATTCCTGGTGATGATGATCACATGATATGATTATCAAGGTTCGGTTGCCAATATTGATTGGGATTGATAAAACCTTGCACCACATCATTAAAACATGAACCTCTACCCGTATGACTACTGTTGTAACCTCTGTCAAAGTTGTACAATACTGAGAAATCCTTAGTGACATTGTCAGAAATCCTCACCGCTGACCAGATACAGTATAAAAAAAATGTTCAAGACTTATGACTTTATCGTTTTGAATATCATAACATCCAAATACTGCTAACAAACAGACACCTGTGGCATACCTGCTATATATGCCCCCATGATTCCTGTGACCACCATGAGTTGAACACAGGAGCCCATTGTCCCACGGACACGCTCATGGGCAATCTCTGAGATGTACAGCTAGAGCACAGAGGAAGAGAAAAGTGAAAAACAATTTTCACACAGGAGGAGTATGCAGCATGGCATATCAATAGAAATAATTCAACATTTGAGGTGCCATGTAAAATAGGAATGTATGATGAAATAAGATCATTAGAATGTAGGCATTCACATAGTACACTTATCATGCATCTTGGTCAATTGTAACTCCCTCTGACCTTAAACTGATAGCATAAGAGTAGACATTCCATAGTACTTACTGGCACCACGAGTGACGTAACCCCACTTGCCAGTCCTGTGAGTACCCTCCCAAGATACAGCATCCAGACATTCTGAGCAGCAATAACGATAGTAAAACCAAAGATATAAGGTAGCGAGCAGAACATAAGACTCAGTTTCCTCCCGATCTTGTCCACCATCCAACCGCCGAGTAGACCTCCTATAGCAGCTCCTATTGTCACGATAGACTAccaaaaaaaattcaaataagtGGCTAATATTCACTTTCATCCATTCAGGAATGATTAGGGCCCTGAGTTTCCCCCCAAGAGTGGGGTGGCCTGACCTAGAAAAACTCTGGGTCCTTGTTATAGCATGACAAGGATTCAAAGcatagcctagtgggattatgaGAGGGGGGGAAAAACATTCTTGTCATGGGTCCCAGAATTTATCTTACCCCAAACCACGAAGCCTCGTCATCGTCTAGTCGTAATCTTGGGTCAGCGATTGTGCTTAGTTCAGGGATGGCAGGGGAACTGTACCCCAATACAAACCCAAAACTCAAGGGACCAAGGACAGCTGCAAGAGAGGCCAGGAACAGCTTTCCATTCTTCACCTTGCTGTTGAAAGACAGAACAGGTGGGGTTACAAATCAGCTTCTATTGTAACAATAACATTACATATAAGACTTCACCATCTCAACAAAACGAGACCATGGTTTTAGTAAAGAAAAACATGTTAGGTGGTATAGGGCCACCAAAGATATTGGGTTCAAACTTTTCTTGCAGACATGTTTCAAAAAAATCAATAACACAAACTTACTCAAGATATGCGTCCTGTTCCGACCTCACTCCTGTGTCTTCTCCATCTTCTGTATCAAGCAATCGTCTTGACTCATTTTGGATTTCAATCATGGTTTGTCCTGTTCGCAGTCACTTGACAACAATGAATGTTGGACATGCAGAGCCAGCGACAGATAATTTAGCAAACCTGTGCAAAAGAATATACGCGAAGGGAAAACTACCACCGCTCGTGAGACTAGAACCCCTTAATTCAAAACGGCAATGATCAGGAAAGAACGAAAATCATAATTATATTACCATTTTTAAAGCAATATATCCGTTTCAATGTTGTCAATTTACCGACCGACCAGCGGATTGGCAAATCTGGTTTTATGTTTTCATATAATCAGCTGATGCGCATGCTAGCAATTAATTGCAATTTCCGGTTtcgtttttcaaaataaaagtgcaGCTGTTCCCAGGACGTAGTTTGTTTCACAGGgaaggcgttccctaacggaaatatgcaaatacctgctacaacgcgccaataggatctcgctagctcgtacATGGCTTTGCCCACATGCTTAATTTGCTCCAACTGTAAACGACACAGATTAACTATTTggcgtataccacgggtatgagaaaacatgtatttttactgctctaattacgttggtaaccagtttataatagcgaCAAGgaacctcaggggtttgtgatatatggccaatatatcacacTCGTGACTTATTGCTTAAAAATCCTCTATCTAGCTCTGACAACAGGCACACTTCTCATTTAAAGTAATGTTTTTTTATTGCCGAAATGCCACGTGCGTCCACTTGTATCAGTGTATTTGTAACAACCAAACTATTACGAAACGTAAATTCGATCAAATACGCCTCATGTAGGAAATTAGCAAATAATAATTGTTGTTTACCAAATTCACTATGAGAGGATTCGATTAATCTGACCCGGGTGAAAGTTGATTGTATTCGTTTCGAACCGAGCTGCCTCCTGGGCGTGTGCCAGGAGCCCCGTTCAGACCACGACGAAATCGCCTCAAAACAAAATGTACGTAATTAAGCACGAGGAGTAATGATAAGGATGCTATTTTCACATGATTGCCTTTGAAAAAAACactttatctgccttcccaatgaaaactagttttAAAATTCGAACATTTAtttaatataaaataaatat
Proteins encoded in this window:
- the LOC120057196 gene encoding solute carrier family 2, facilitated glucose transporter member 8-like isoform X1 is translated as MIEIQNESRRLLDTEDGEDTGVRSEQDAYLDKVKNGKLFLASLAAVLGPLSFGFVLGYSSPAIPELSTIADPRLRLDDDEASWFGSIVTIGAAIGGLLGGWMVDKIGRKLSLMFCSLPYIFGFTIVIAAQNVWMLYLGRVLTGLASGVTSLVVPLYISEIAHERVRGTMGSCVQLMVVTGIMGAYIAGMFLDWRWLAICCSIPPTMMMVFMCFMPETPRFLLSQGKRREAEEAVRFLRGPDAPAEWECARIEDASDDQGGSLGMADLKNPGVYKPLGVGIMLMLFQQLTGINAIMFYAETIFEEAHFKNSNVATVVVAAIQVVFTAVAALVMDRAGRKLLLILSGVSMCLSTAAFGVYFKLSSETHGNSSGLCLVESPLAEDPAAGLSWLALASMGFFITGFSLGWGPIPWLVMSEIFPSRVKGFASSVCVLTNWGSAFIITKTFQDLMDLLTSAGTFWLFSGCCALNIVFTILFVPETKGKTLEQIQTQFKGTPE
- the LOC120057196 gene encoding solute carrier family 2, facilitated glucose transporter member 8-like isoform X2, which encodes MIEIQNESRRLLDTEDGEDTGVRSEQDAYLDKVKNGKLFLASLAAVLGPLSFGFVLGYSSPAIPELSTIADPRLRLDDDEASWFGNVWMLYLGRVLTGLASGVTSLVVPLYISEIAHERVRGTMGSCVQLMVVTGIMGAYIAGMFLDWRWLAICCSIPPTMMMVFMCFMPETPRFLLSQGKRREAEEAVRFLRGPDAPAEWECARIEDASDDQGGSLGMADLKNPGVYKPLGVGIMLMLFQQLTGINAIMFYAETIFEEAHFKNSNVATVVVAAIQVVFTAVAALVMDRAGRKLLLILSGVSMCLSTAAFGVYFKLSSETHGNSSGLCLVESPLAEDPAAGLSWLALASMGFFITGFSLGWGPIPWLVMSEIFPSRVKGFASSVCVLTNWGSAFIITKTFQDLMDLLTSAGTFWLFSGCCALNIVFTILFVPETKGKTLEQIQTQFKGTPE